The nucleotide sequence ACTGGGATATTGAGAAATCGAACTCTACATTTTTATTAACCGTACGCAAATTAGATATAGTACCAACTCGTAAAGTAATATAATTCGAACCTTCAACAGAATAGAGCTCTGACATAAACAAAGTAGGTAATTTTTCAATATAAGATAGTGATTTTTTATTCAAAGGAGTTAGTTTTTGACGAATATCATCAGAAGTATCTTCTAGCATACGTGAAATCGGGAAGTCTGCCTCTCCACTCTGATTTATGTACATGGGCCAGTGTTCAAAATATTCAGGAGAACCACCCATAATCAAATTAAACATTACGCAACACCCTCATTTATGATTTAAATCAACTAAAAAAATTAAAAACCACAATATTCACAGACCTAGTAAGCAGTAGACGTTATTATTCGTAGGCTTTAATTTTGTTAGTGCAAAAAAATGCTGAGCTGATTCGTATCATCATAGATGACAGTCTCACTTTTACCCCTAGCTAGCACATGATGATTTGATTTCATTACGACTCTAAAAACAATCACTATCTTTAACGATGAAGGCGCGTATGTCAAAACAGAGCAAGACTTTGTGTGTGGTCTTTTTTAATGAGTTTTAGAATAGCATCTAAATAGCAGTGATTTCAATTTGCCGTCAAATTGAAAAATTGATCGATGACGCGGCGTTAGCCGTTTTTCCACTGGTTCGCAGTTCGCACCCGCCAGCGCTGGTGCGAACCGATGCGAATCACTGCGCACGTTATGCCGTAGCGGCTTCGTTTTTGCGTTTGTTCTCCAGCCAGCGGCGGTAGCCTGCTAACTGGCGGGCTTTGCCTTCCTGCGTTTTGGCTCCGGTACTTTTGCCGCCGTGGTATTTGCAGCGGCCATTACGGTAAATGTCCGTGCGTTTGCAGGGGGTGCCAGCACGGGTGGTGGCGCAGCATTGCAGGCCGCGTAGTTCGTCAGGATAAGGCTCCAGCGGCGGTCTGTGCTGTGGGTCATAGCCGGTAGCGGCCCAGGCCCGGTGTTCGGCCATCTTGCGGTCATGGTGTGCCTGATAGCGCTTCAGTAATCTTTTACGCTCGTTCATTGCGGTACTCCAGTTTTCTGCCATCCTGCCGACGTTCACCGTAAAACCTCTATACCCGTCATACTTCAAGTTGCCGGTGCGTTGGCTGCCCTTGCTCACCCCAGTCACTTACTTGAGTAAGCTCCTGGGGATTCACTCGGTTGCCGTCTTCCTGCAACTCGAATTATTTTGGGTATATATATTTCTCTATGATGCATGGGGTAAGGCGGCATCGGGCGGTGTGATTTTTTACGCCAGCCGTATAACACGCCATACGCCGGTGGTTCAGGTGGTTTTGTGGTTCACGTTAGCAGGCTACGTATTTTAGTGATGTAAAATCAGTGGGTTGTATTTTTATGGTGGTGAAACATTCACCGATAATGAACCCCTTCCCGCCAGTAAAACGGGGTTCACCGGGTGGTTCAGTGAATGGGGGTTCAAAACAGGTAAAACGGGGTTCACCGGTGGTTCAAAAAACTCACTCACTGAGTGATAAAACAGGTAGTTACCTGTCATGAACCCCCTGAACCACGTGAACCCCGTTGTCCGTCGCGTTAGCGTCAGCCGGTCGCTTCTGCCTCTTCCGGCAGATACATCAGCACGTAAAAACGCGGCTGGCGACCGTCCACCCGGATGGATTTACGGGTGTGTTTGCCGTCTGCGCCGGGCTTCAGCATCCCGCTTTGTGCCAGCACGCGGGCAAAGTGGCGCACGTTAAACCCTCTGGCGATTTCTGCTTCAAAGGTGGCCGGGAAGGTGTAGAACACCATCGGTTCATCGTCGTGTTTGCCCTTGTCGCGGTAGCCCGCCAGCTCCCGAATCGGTAAATCACGCGGGTCATACCCCACCGGTGCATAGCGGCTGAGGCCGTAAGTATTCAGAAAGGCTTCCGCCTGGGCGGTGATTTGCTGGTGCTCCTTGTTGCCGGTGCCGAATTCCTTAATCCAGGCATTGAAGCTGTGCTGTATCGCATCCCGGCACGCTTGCGGCTCCCAGCCGGTGACGGCCCGGCCCACCAGTAGCGCTGCTTCCAGAATGGCGAAGCGCTCCGCCACCCGGTGAACCTGCTCGCCGTAATCAGTAGGAATGAGGCTGCGCCAGCGGGTTTCCGCCTCGCTTACCGCCTGTATGGCGTCCTCGCGGTGTTCGGCCAGATAGCGTATCCATGCCCGACCGGCTGCGCCGTAATGGGTGCGATACGCCGCTTTCAGCGCATCGGCGTGCGCCTTGCCGTCCGGGTAGCCGTGGAATTGCTGGGCCTTCTCCAGCGGCAGATTGAGCAGGCGCACCAGTTGCCCGGCTTTGGGGGGAATGCCTGCGCTGGCGAGAAAGGTTTCCATGTCCATTTCCCCGGTGCTAATCGCCACCGTGCGCCAGCGCTTCAGCTCCCGGTTGCCGCCTTCCCGCGCCCCCTGCAATTTGCCGACACCGTTAAACAGCGTGTAGGCCGAGGTGGACACCGACCGTGCATCACTTCCCTGGCCGACTTCATCCAGCGGCAGCAGGCCATCGTTATGGGCTTCGGCTTCGTTGGCGATACCGAGCGCGGTGCCGTACCAGGTCAGCTTCAGTGCCTGCGGGTCACCGTACAGGCTGGTGGCGACGTTGGCGGTGGTGGTTTTCCCGGCGCTCGATTGTTCATAGAAATGCAGCCCAAAGCCGTCCGAACCGGACAGGCCAATCAGTGGCGCGGCCAGAGCGGCGGCAATGGCGGTCATCATCGACGGGTTGCCGGATGCCAGCCGGGCCACCGACTCGCGCCAGCTTTCCGCCGTGCCGCTGATGCCGTAACCGGACGCGGTAGCGCTGCGGCCCCGGAACAGTACCGGGCGCGACGGGGTGCCGATGACTTCGCCATCCGGCATCAGGTACGCGCCGCACTGCCAGCCGGTGCTGTGGGCGATATGCCAGACCTCGCCGCTGTGCTGGCGCTGGAGCCAGTCGGCCAGAATGGCGCGCAGGTAGGGCCGGGTGGTGACGGTCACACCGCCCGCCTTGAGCGTGCGCCAGCCTTCGCGCTCGCCCACGTCTGCCAGTGGCAGCGCAGCGGTTACGGCCTGTGTCGCCCCGGCAGGCTGCCAGCGCAGGATAAGGTATTGCTCGGCGTCATCACGCCCAACGCCCACCACCGCCAGCGGGGAACATAACCACTGCTCGTGCTGGATGATGTCGCCGCTGTCCCGGTCGGCTTTGGGCGTCACCCAGTACACCCCGGTGGCGCGGCTGTCCACAAACGGGGCCAGCGGCTCGCGTCTGGCCGGTGAAGTGTCGTCGGTCGGTTGATACAGCGATGCCTGAAAGGCGCGGGTTGCCGCCTCGATACCGGCCTGCTGGCGGTAATCGTCCCAGTCGGCTTTTTCATCGGTCGGCGGCAGCGCCACCCAGCCGTTCACTTCGCGGGCGGCTTTCTCCGCCCACTGTTTGCCGGTGTTGGCCTTGCCCGGTGCGGTGTCGTTATCCGCCGCCACTATCAGCCGGGCCGCGGGAAAGCGCGTGCGCAAGGCGCGGGCCACCGGCAGCAGGTTTCCGGCATCGATGGCAGCCACCGTCATGGCCGTTGGGTTCATCTGGCTGACACTCAGTGCGGTTGCCAGCCCTTCCGCCAAAATAACCGTGTCGGGGTGGGCGGGCGCAGTGACCGGGTGATACGCGCCGGTTTTGGCCGAATCGGTCAGCAGCCGCTTTTTGCCATCCGGGGCGAGGGTTTGCGCTGCCGTGATGGTGCCCTCCGCTGTCTGTAACGCCAGCAACAGGCGGCCATCCGGCAGCAGCGGGTACGTGGCTGCCAGCCCTTTCCCGGCCAGATAAGCCGATACGCCCGGCACCGCCTGACGCGTCAGTGCCTGATAGCGTTGCAGAAAGCGCTGGCGTTTGGCGGCGGGGGTGTCTGCTGGCGCAGCGACAGAAGACGCAGGCAGCGTGCCGACCACCTCCGCCACCAGCCGGGCGGCAGCGGTGATATCGCACTGCCTGACTTTCTGCACCAGTTCGAGGCCGTCACCGGCCCCGCACTGATTACAGAAATGCGCCCCGCGCCCGTCATCATCAAAACGGAAGCGGTCTTTACCGCCGCACGCCGGGCAGGGGGCGTGCTGACGAGCATTGTCGGGAACCGTAATCCCCAATTGGGCCAGTACCGCCCGCCAGCGCCCTTGCGCCGCACTGGCGGTATCGCGAATAAGGTCGATATTACGCATCGGCCCGCTCCTCCAGCATCAGCGGGGCCTGTTGCTCCCGCAAATGGGTGCGATAAAGGCAATCAAGGCGCTCCCACAGGATAAACATCAGGATCTCTTTGGCCTCTGGCTGCTCCAGTTCGACGATGGCATACGCCAGCGCCCGGCACTGGTCGATGATTTCTTCCAGCTCCAGCGGGGTGTTATCAAACATGGCGCGCCTCCTGAACCGGCAGGCGACCGGCAAAGACCAGAATAAAATCCGGCTCCAGATGGCGGCGGGCTTCGGTTTCGCTGTGGGCTTCAACGGCAAGCGGGCGGGGAGCAGTATGTGGCGAGTGACGCCGCAGCGCCAGGAAGCGATACTGAAATTTGGGGCGAGTTTGGGTAGACTGTAAACCAGCCATGACGTTACTCCTTTTAACGTTGCGGTTAGAAGTCCGGTATGTGTTACAGCACTGCCGGGCTTCGCTATTTGTTGCACACCTTCATGCAAGGTGTTTAAACAACATAACCCTAAGTGTTTAAACACGTCAACGGTTTTTTGTTTAAACACTTTATTGTGTTCAGGTCGTATCGTATGGTTATCAATATCAAAATGAATGGAGCGGATAGGAAATATGCCGACAGGCCACAAAAACAACAAATCAATATATAAGGGAATCCGCTTTCCGCATGAACTTATCGACGAGATCGACGCCAGCGTAGAGCGGGAGAAAGCCGATAACCCGAACGCCAATTTTTCCGCCTGGGTGCTGGATGCCTGCGGGCGTAAGCTGGACGCTGAAAAGCGCGAGAAATCAAAAAAATAAGCACCGCTGGTGTGGCTGGCAGAATAGGGTGTTGCTCTGTTTTGGGCGTAAGTCAGCCCCTGACCGCGAACGGCCATAAATGGTAATGGTACAATTTAAATTACAGCTCCAGGCAGTTGTGTTACGGGTATTGCTCCGGTTGCCTATACTTGCTACGGTCCATTTGAAATTGCGTTCATTATAGTTTGGAAGAGTTCATCTGCCCTGTTTGTAGACCCTATAGCCCCCCGTTCCCGAGCCATTTTTTTGTGTTCAGGTAGATTTGACGTTGCATAAATCATGAACGGCGTTTTATCACCCATTTCACGTAGCTCCTTGAGGAGAACGTAACCTTCTTGAAACCCTTCGTTCCTGCCCATGTCAGAAATGATTGCTGCAAATTTATTTTTTTCAATTAGGTCAAGGGCTTCTCTGGTGGAGATTGCCAGCGTGAACTCGATACCCTGAGCCTCGAATGCCTTTCGTTCGTAAACATTATTTTCTGGTCGATCATCCACCCAAAGTATGCGGTTCCTCCATTCTTCCTGTTTAAATTGGTGTGGCACCTTAGATACAACATCAACAATATCGCGAAGTTGTATTTCCGTGTTGCCAGAGCTGTTTTCAGACCGTCTGGCGGTTGCTGCGGCCAATAACATTGCGGTAACCATTTGGTTTTGGGCCTGTGCCTTTATGAAGTTATCTTCATTCCTAAAGTCAGAGGGGCCGTAAAGCTTGTTGTGATGTTTTGCGACAAGCCAAAGAAAACCGACGAAAACCAAAACAGGGAAAAATACCATGAAATAAATTAGTGGGACGACATGCTCTAACAAGCCAGATCCCAAGCCTACAACGAGAGACGCAAATCCATATACGAGTACAATAAAGAGCGCAATAATACCCAGGGGACTCTTTGTGAAACCTTTTGCAGATTCAGCAAACTTATCAGTTTCCAAGGGACTTTCCTTATTGGCCATAACACCGTTTTGATAGGATTACACTGAGGTAGTCCCAAAGTTTCCGGCTGTAAACGGGGTGTCCCGGCAGATAACAGACAACAAAAAACCCGCAAACTCAGAGAGGATGCGGGTTTCTGTGGGGTTTCCGTCAGTAACCGGTACTTACGGAAGTAGTATTGGTCGGCACGAGAGGATTTGAACCTCCGACCCCCGACACCCCATGACGGTGCGCTACCAGGCTGCGCTACGTGCCGATGTTATGGGCCGCTATACTACCGTTTCCTGACCCGATTGCAATAGCCGCTCCAAACGATTGCTTTAGATTTAGGCAGTTAGTTGGCAATAAATCGCCGTTCGGTCGTCAGCACCTGCAAGAGTAGCCCCAACTGGGGTTTTTCGTTTGGCAATACCCGGCCGCTGGCGTCGTAAGCGCGGTAGTTGCCGTTGCGTCTCAACACAATAACCTGCTGCGGCGTGATGATGGTCAGCGCATTGCCGTCCCCGTTGAGCAACCAGTTGGTGCGCCGCTCGGCGCTGAACAAGTCCTCACCCTGAGAGTAATCCTCGGTGGCGGTTTTCACATGCAACAGACGCTGCATCAGCGTGGTCATCACGTCTTTCGGGTCGGTCATTTTGCTGATGGTTTGCGCCGGGGTATCCGGCCAGTGTACCACCAGCGGTACCTGCCGATGCTCACGGTTCATCGGCGACGGGTCGCTGTCTTTGAGACGCTCGGCGCTGCTTTGTTCGGCCGTAATCACCACCACCGTCTTGTCGAGCAGGTTTTTCTCGCGCAGCGTCGTGATGATGCGATCGAGCTGCTCGTCAATGCTGGCGGTGTCCTGACGATAACGGCGCTGCTGTTCATTGGCTGAAACCGGACGACCGTTGCCGCCCGGCTCGCTGTGGTTGAATTCGATCAACGAGAACCAGGGGGAGCGGGCATCGGTATTGTTGTCCAGCCATTTGGTCCACTGGGTGGTAATGGCCTCGTCGCTTTGCGGTTGCGCCGGCGGCAGCGAAAAGTCGGACAACAGCGCCTGACGGTAAAGCGGGCTGCTGAATCCGCTGGCCGAGAACAGACCGAACTGGTAGCCCTGACGGCTCAGCGCATTGATCAGCGCCGACGGTTTGCTGCTGCCCAGCACGCCATCCATGTAGGTGGTGGAGATCCCGTAGAACAGGTTGAACAAACCGCCATCCTGCTGGGTTCCGGCGCTGAAATGGTTGCTGAAGCGTACGTTTTCTTCGGCGAAGCGCGCCAGACTGGGCATGGTGCGCGGCGTATCCTGACTCGGCACGCTGTCCATCACCACCAACAGCAGATTGTAGCCGCTGCCGGCGTCGCGAAAGCTGATGTCGCTGAGCGGGTATTCCACCGATACCGCGTCCGGGTTGCCCTGCAACGTCAGGCGGCGTTCATACTCCTGGGCGTTGAGCAGGCCATGTTTTTCCAGGAAACGACGCGCCGTCATCGGGTAGGAGAGGGGCAGATTGGCGCGCTGCATGGTAATCGGACGGTAGAAGTTGGCGTCCGCCCAGATGTACATCAGGTGAGACAGGCAAAACGCCACGATGAATACTGCCGCCAGCGGCTTGGCGAAATGGCGCCGGCTTAGGCTGCGCAACTTCTGCCAGCACCAGGTGCCGAACAGCATCTCCACCATGAAGATCACCGGCACGCTGATAAACAGCAACTGCCCGTCGCGCACCATCTCGCTCTGGTCTGGGTTGGTCACCAGTTCCCAGACCGTCATGTTCAGGTGCAGGTGGAAGCGGCCGAACACCGCGGCATCGACAATCAGCAGCGTTTGCCCGGTAGTGGCGAGCGCGGCGGACAGGAAGCGCAGCAGCCGCTGCGACATCACAATAAAGGTCAGCGGGAAAATAATCAGCAGGTAGGCCGAAAAGCCGATAAAGCTGAAATGCCCCAGCCAACTCACCAGCGAATAGACTCGCCCGGTCAGCGACGACGGCCAGTCGGCAACGAACAGATAGCGGCTACTCAGCCCCAGCGCGAGCAGAATGTTAAACAGGGCGAACCAGTGCCCCCAGCTGATCATCTGGGAGACTTTTTCACGGTAGCGCGGACGGTTGGTTACCATAAACGGGCCGGTATCAGTGGATGTCGTTGGTTTTTATAGACGCCTGTAGCGCGTCGGCAAACGAACCAGCCAGCGCTTCGCGTTGTTTCGGATTAGCGATGCTGGTATTGAGCAGATTGGTGACCATGTTGCCGAGCACCATCAGTGCAAGATCGGTCGGGGTGTGGTGCTTTTCCAGCACATTGACCAGATCAGACAGCAGCTGTTCGATTTGTTCGTCACTGTAACGGGATGATTGTGGCATAAAATCGTGTATCTCAGGTGGTGAAAGGCAAATATATTACCGTATAGGGGCGTGGTTTTCCGCACTTTTATCAATACTGATCGTTAGAACCGGGATGCTTTGAGTTGCATGCCGAAACGTCCGGTGCTTGAATACGCGCCTTACTAGAAGGAGAGTTTACCATGAGTCTGGATATCGACCAGATTGCCCTGCATCAGTTGATCAAGCGTGACGAGCAGTCACTGGAGATGGTGCTGCGGGATTCGCTGCTGACCGTGAACGGCGCGGTCAGCGATATGATGGCCGAACTGCACCGCGTTTACAGCGCCAAAAGCAAGGCGTACGGCCTGTTTAATCAAGAGAGCGAACTGGCGACGGCATTGCGTTCCTGTCGCAAGGGCGATGATGACTTTCTGGCATTTTCCCGCGCCGCGACCGGCCGGTTGCGCGATGAGCTGGCTAAATACCCGTTCGCCGAAGGCGGTGTGGTGCTGTTCTGTCAGTACCGCTATCTGGCGGTGGAATACCTGCTGATTGCGGTGCTGAACAGTTGCAACAGCCTGCGGGTCAACGAACAGCTGGATATCAGCAGCACCCATTATCTGGATATCCACCATGCGGATATCGTGGCGCGCATCGACCTGACCGAATGGGAAACCAGCCCGGAATCCACCCGCTACCTGACCTTCCTCAAGGGCCGCGTCGGCCGTAAGGTGTCTGATTTCTTTATGGATTTCCTGGCCGCGGCGGAAGGGCTGGATACCAAGGCGCAGAATAAAGGGTTGCTGAAGGCGGTGGATGACTATTGCGCCGATGCACAACTGGATAAGAACGAGCGTCAGCAATACCGTCAGCAAGTGTACAGCTACTGCAACGAGCAGTTGCAGGCGGGCGAAGAAATCGAGCTGGAAGCGTTGTCGAAAGAGTTGCCGCCGCTGAGCGATAAGACGTTTCAGGCGTTCACCGCCGAGCAAGGCTATGATCTGGAAGAGAGTTTTCCGGCAGATCGCGGCACGTTGCGCCAGTTGACCAAGTTCGCCGGCAGCGGCGGCGGGCTCAGCATCAATTTTGACGCGCTGCTGCTGGGCGAGCGCATTTTTTGGGATTCGGCCACCGATACCCTGACCATCAAAGGCACGCCGCCCAATCTGCGCGATCAATTACAGCGCCGGCTTGGCGGCGGTAACCGCTGATTTTTTCCTGTCTTCGTCCGTGTTCCGCGGTGAGCGGTGAGCGGTGAGCGGCGCCAGCAGGCGGGGGATTCCCTCTGCCTGCTCGCCAGTTTGGCAGCGCCTGCCCGCTGTTTTATGATGGGCATTCGACGACTTGTGTGGTGAGATTCTCGTGCGTTCGACCTTTGACATGCTGCTGGCGGTGTATGACCGTGCGGCGCTGATGCTTATCTGCCTGTTTTTCCTGACGCGGACGCGTCATTTCCGTCAACTGCTTCAGCAAGACGAGCATTCCCGCTTTGACCTGGCGGTGGTCACCGCTATTTTTTCGCTGTTTGCGCTGTTTAGCACCTGGTCTGGCATCAATGTGGATGGTTCGCTGGTGAACGTACGGGTGGTGGCGGTGATGTCCGGCGGTATCCTGTTTGGGCCGTGGGTCGGCATTACCACGGGCATTATCGCCGGCACTCACCGTTATTTGATTGATATTCATGGCGTTACCTCGATACCTTGTCTGATCACCAGTATTGTGGCCGGGTTTATGTCCGCCTGGATCCACCGGCGTATTCCGCGCGATCGCCACTGGAGCGTGGGCATTGCCGGCGGCATGTTGTGCGAATCGCTGACGATGCTGCTGGTGGTGCTGTGGGCGCGGCCGTTTTCGCTGGGGCTGGATATCGTCGCCCATATCGCCATTCCGATGATTCTGGGCGCGGTCAGCATCGGTTTGATTGTGCTGCTGGTGCGCAGCGTAGAAGGGGAAAAGGAGGCGATTGCCGCCCAGCAGGCCAAGCTGGCGCTGGATATCGCCAACAAGACGCTGCCACTGTTCCGCCACAGCAATAGCCAGTCGCTGAGTACGGTATGCGATATTATCCGCAGTGATATCGATGCCGACGCGGTGGCGATCACCGACATTTCGCAGGTGCTGGCCTACGTGGGGGTAGGGGAAGAGAATTACCACAGCGGCGATCGCGATCTCAGCCCGACGACCCAACTGGCGTTAAAGGACGGGAAGATCATCATCAAAAATAACGATGAGGCCTATCGTACCCCGGAAATTCATTCGATGATCGTGATCCCGCTGTGGGAAAAAGGCGAGGTGACCGGCACACTTAAGATCTATTACCGGCGGGCGCACCGCATTACCTGGTCGCTGAAAGAGATGGCGATCGGGCTGTCGCAGATCATTTCCACCCAGCTTGAGGTGTCGCGGGCCGAGCAACTGCGTGAGATGGCCAACCGCGCCGAACTGCGGGCGCTGCAAAGCAAAATCAACCCGCATTTTCTGTTTAATGCACTTAATGCCATTTCCACCTCGATTCGGCTGAACCCGGATACGGCGCGTCAGCTGATTATCAACCTGTCGCGTTATCTGCGTTATAACCTGGAGCGCAATGACGAGGAACTGATTGATATTAAAAGTGAACTTTATCAAATCAAGGATTACATCGCCATTGAGCAGGCCCGTTTTGGCGACAAGCTGACGGTGATTTACGACATTGATGAAGAAGTCAGTTGTCATATCCCCAGCTTGCTGATTCAGCCGCTGATTGAAAATGCGATTGTACACGGCATTCGGCCTTGTAAAGGTAAGGGCGTGGTGACGCTGAGCATTCAGGAGCAGGGGGAACGTATTCGGGTGACGGTGCGGGATACCGGCAGCGGCATCAGTGATGAGGTGATCGCCCGCGTCGAGCGCAACGAACTGCCGGGCAACAAGATTGGCCTGCTCAATGTGCATCACCGGATCAAACTGCTGTATGGTGAAGGGCTGCGGATTCGCCGGCTCAACCCCGGTACGGAAATCGACTTTTTTATCACTCGGGACAACGTCAACCGTTCGGACAGTATGGCGGCGTTTCCCTCGTGAACGGGGCCGGAGGCAGGAGAAAAGCGTGAAAGCGATCATTGTCGAAGATGAATTTCTGGCGCAACAGGAACTGAGTTGGCTTATCAAGCAACACAGTCAGATCGAGGTAGCCGCGGTGTTTGACGATGGCCTCGACGTGCTGAAATACCTGCAGGATAACCGGGTGGAGGTTATCTTCCTTGATATCAACATCCCCTCGCTGGACGGGGTGATGCTGGCGAAGAACATCAGCCAGTTTGCCCATAAACCCTTGATAGTCTTCATTACCGCGTATAAGAATCACGCGGTGGAGGCGTTTGAACTGGAAGCGTTCGACTATATCCTCAAGCCTTACCATGAAACCCGCATTGTCGGCATGCTGCAAAAACTTGAAGCGGCGTGGCAGCAACAGCAACTGCCCACCCACGCTAGCGGCGACAACCGCCCGGCGCCGATGACCATCAATCTGGTCAAGGATAAACGGATTATCGTCACCAATATTCACGATATCTATTACGCCGAATCCCACGAAAAACTGACCTTTGTCTATACCCGGCGCGACGAGTTCGTGATGTCGGTGAACATCACCGAGTTTTGCAGCCGGTTGCCGGAAGCCTATTTCTTCCGGTGTCACCGTTCGTACTGCGTCAACCTAAGCAAGATCCGCGAGATTGAGCCCTGGTTCAACAATACCTATATTCTCAAACTGAGCGATCTGGATTTTCAGGTGCCGGTCAGCCGCAGCAAAGTGCGGGAGTTTCGCCAGCTGATGCGGTTGTAGCCGCGAATGGGGTAGGCATGAAATGTCTTCAATGCCATTGATGCCACTCTGGATGCACTTCATTCCCTGATTCATGCCGTTCATGCCCTTATTGATCCCGTGGATTTAGCCTCTCCTTATACTGGTGCCATTCGTAGGCATCTTGCCGGCTTTATTTTCACACCAGAAAAATCGAGGGTACGGTCATGAACGAAAGACCAGTAAATCGTAGCGTTATTATTGCCGGGACTGTCCTTGCCCAAATGGGGCTGGGGACCATTTACACCTGGAGTCTTTACAACCAACCGCTGGTCGATAAATTCGACTGGCCGCTCAGCTCGGTGGCTACCACTTTTTCTCTAACCAGCTTTTTTCTGGCGTTCGCCACGCTGTTTGCCGGGCGGATTCAGGAACGCATCGGTATCCGTAAGCTGACGCTGATCGCCGGCCTGGTGCTGGGGGCGGCGCTGATGGCCGCCGCTATGGTGTCCTCGTTGCCGATGCTGTGGCTGCTGGTGGGGGTGGTGGTCGGGTTTGCCGATGGCGCGGCGTACATCACCACCTTGTCCAATCTGATTAAATGGTTCCCGAATCGCAAGGGCGTTATCGCCGGGATTTCGGTCGGCGCGTACGGCACCGGCAGCCTGGTGTTCAAATACATCAACAGCGCGTTGCTGGCGCAGGTCGGCGTGTCCCAGACGTTCTTTTGGTGGGGCGTGATGGCGTTGCTGATGATTACCGGTGGCGCCATGCTGCTGAAAGACGCGCCGGTACAGCCAGCTCAGACGGCGGCTCAGGGCGGCAACGTCAACTTTACCGTCAGCGAAATGCTGCGTCGTAAAGAAGCCTGGCTGCTGTTTGTGGTGTTTTTCACTTCCTGCATGAGCGGGCTGTATCTGATCGGCATTGCGAAGGACATCGGCGTGAAAATGGCCGGGTTGGATGCGGTGACGGCCGCCGGTGTGGTATCGGCGATTGCCATTTGCAACACCGCCGGACGCCTGATCCTCGGCTATCTGTCTGACAAAGTAGGGCGTTTGCGGGTGCTGAACTTTACGCTGCTGGTGACCGCGCTGGCGGTGACCGTG is from Dickeya dianthicola NCPPB 453 and encodes:
- a CDS encoding sensor histidine kinase codes for the protein MRSTFDMLLAVYDRAALMLICLFFLTRTRHFRQLLQQDEHSRFDLAVVTAIFSLFALFSTWSGINVDGSLVNVRVVAVMSGGILFGPWVGITTGIIAGTHRYLIDIHGVTSIPCLITSIVAGFMSAWIHRRIPRDRHWSVGIAGGMLCESLTMLLVVLWARPFSLGLDIVAHIAIPMILGAVSIGLIVLLVRSVEGEKEAIAAQQAKLALDIANKTLPLFRHSNSQSLSTVCDIIRSDIDADAVAITDISQVLAYVGVGEENYHSGDRDLSPTTQLALKDGKIIIKNNDEAYRTPEIHSMIVIPLWEKGEVTGTLKIYYRRAHRITWSLKEMAIGLSQIISTQLEVSRAEQLREMANRAELRALQSKINPHFLFNALNAISTSIRLNPDTARQLIINLSRYLRYNLERNDEELIDIKSELYQIKDYIAIEQARFGDKLTVIYDIDEEVSCHIPSLLIQPLIENAIVHGIRPCKGKGVVTLSIQEQGERIRVTVRDTGSGISDEVIARVERNELPGNKIGLLNVHHRIKLLYGEGLRIRRLNPGTEIDFFITRDNVNRSDSMAAFPS
- a CDS encoding LytR/AlgR family response regulator transcription factor, whose protein sequence is MKAIIVEDEFLAQQELSWLIKQHSQIEVAAVFDDGLDVLKYLQDNRVEVIFLDINIPSLDGVMLAKNISQFAHKPLIVFITAYKNHAVEAFELEAFDYILKPYHETRIVGMLQKLEAAWQQQQLPTHASGDNRPAPMTINLVKDKRIIVTNIHDIYYAESHEKLTFVYTRRDEFVMSVNITEFCSRLPEAYFFRCHRSYCVNLSKIREIEPWFNNTYILKLSDLDFQVPVSRSKVREFRQLMRL
- a CDS encoding L-lactate MFS transporter, with translation MNERPVNRSVIIAGTVLAQMGLGTIYTWSLYNQPLVDKFDWPLSSVATTFSLTSFFLAFATLFAGRIQERIGIRKLTLIAGLVLGAALMAAAMVSSLPMLWLLVGVVVGFADGAAYITTLSNLIKWFPNRKGVIAGISVGAYGTGSLVFKYINSALLAQVGVSQTFFWWGVMALLMITGGAMLLKDAPVQPAQTAAQGGNVNFTVSEMLRRKEAWLLFVVFFTSCMSGLYLIGIAKDIGVKMAGLDAVTAAGVVSAIAICNTAGRLILGYLSDKVGRLRVLNFTLLVTALAVTVMAFLPLNAMTFFLCTGAAAFCFGGNITVYPAIVADFFGLKHHSKNYGLIYQGFGLGPLAGSFIAAALGGFHSTFIAIALLSVVSLVITLFIQPPKAPHEQGAPLVAQGSHA